One genomic region from Paroceanicella profunda encodes:
- a CDS encoding methylated-DNA--[protein]-cysteine S-methyltransferase: protein MAEAIRLIGERREDQPTLDALAAEMGMSPAHFQKLFSQWVGVSPKRYLQYLTLDHARALLRERFTVLDTSLETGLSGPSRLHDLFLRWEAMSPGAYAAGGAGLDIRWGWFDTPFGEALVMGTDRGLCGIAFAAETGRDAAMADLSGRWPAARFREDPDALAPLTGGVFGGGGPAAGGETRLCLIGAPFQIKVWEALLRIPTGHVTTYSEIARVIGAPKAARAVGTAVGRNPVSWLIPCHRALRKSGELGGYHWGLPVKRAMLAWESARADAERPVPASAAAPGPTAA from the coding sequence ATGGCCGAGGCGATCCGCCTGATCGGCGAACGCCGGGAGGACCAGCCCACGCTCGACGCCCTCGCCGCCGAGATGGGCATGAGCCCGGCGCATTTCCAGAAGCTGTTCAGCCAGTGGGTGGGGGTGAGCCCGAAGCGCTACCTGCAGTATCTCACGCTCGACCACGCCCGCGCCCTGCTGCGCGAGCGCTTCACCGTGCTCGACACCAGCCTGGAGACCGGCCTCTCCGGGCCGTCGCGCCTGCACGACCTGTTCCTGCGCTGGGAGGCGATGAGCCCCGGCGCCTATGCCGCCGGCGGCGCCGGGCTCGACATCCGCTGGGGCTGGTTCGACACGCCGTTCGGCGAGGCGCTGGTGATGGGCACGGACCGCGGCCTGTGCGGCATCGCCTTCGCCGCGGAAACCGGGCGGGACGCGGCAATGGCCGACCTCTCCGGCCGCTGGCCCGCCGCCCGCTTCCGGGAGGACCCGGACGCCCTCGCCCCCCTCACCGGCGGCGTGTTCGGCGGTGGCGGCCCGGCGGCGGGCGGCGAGACCCGGCTGTGCCTGATCGGCGCGCCCTTCCAGATCAAGGTCTGGGAGGCCCTGCTGCGCATCCCCACCGGCCATGTGACCACCTATTCCGAGATCGCCCGGGTGATCGGCGCGCCGAAGGCCGCGCGGGCCGTTGGCACCGCGGTGGGCCGCAACCCGGTCAGCTGGCTGATCCCCTGCCACCGAGCGCTGCGCAAGTCCGGCGAGCTGGGCGGATACCACTGGGGCCTGCCGGTCAAGCGCGCCATGCTGGCCTGGGAATCCGCCCGCGCCGACGCGGAGCGCCCCGTCCCCGCATC
- a CDS encoding MBL fold metallo-hydrolase has translation MRLHHLNCGTLRLFRAPLVCRVLLLETDNGLVLIDTGFGMGDIEDPVTRLGPIRHLVRPDLDPAETALRQIEGMGLRPSDVRHILLTHGDPDHIGGLSDFPHARVHMSAEEARALHDQPSLPERHRYRTAQIAHGPDIVAHAPGECNWQGFAGVTVLDDIAEGLLMVPIPGHSRGHSGYAVRQGNRWLLHVGDMFYHRSTLEGGFGGMPWALRSLETLAAFDRHAIAANHHHAADLSARARNDIDIVCTHDPSGF, from the coding sequence ATGAGACTCCACCACCTGAACTGCGGAACCCTGCGCCTGTTCCGCGCCCCGCTCGTCTGCAGGGTGCTCCTGCTGGAGACCGACAACGGGCTCGTGCTGATCGACACCGGCTTCGGCATGGGCGACATCGAGGACCCCGTGACCCGGCTGGGGCCGATCCGCCACCTGGTCCGGCCGGACCTGGACCCGGCGGAAACCGCCCTGCGGCAGATCGAGGGGATGGGCCTGCGGCCCTCGGACGTGCGCCACATCCTGCTCACCCACGGCGACCCGGACCATATCGGCGGGCTGAGCGACTTTCCCCATGCCAGGGTGCACATGAGCGCCGAGGAGGCCCGCGCGCTGCACGACCAGCCCAGCCTTCCGGAGCGGCACAGGTATCGCACCGCCCAGATCGCCCATGGCCCGGACATCGTCGCCCATGCGCCGGGGGAGTGCAACTGGCAGGGCTTCGCCGGGGTGACCGTGCTGGACGACATCGCCGAGGGCCTGCTTATGGTCCCGATCCCCGGCCACTCCCGCGGCCACAGCGGATATGCGGTGCGCCAGGGCAACCGCTGGCTGCTGCACGTGGGCGACATGTTCTACCACCGCAGCACGCTGGAGGGCGGTTTTGGCGGCATGCCCTGGGCGCTGCGCAGCCTCGAGACCCTCGCCGCCTTCGACCGCCATGCGATCGCCGCGAACCACCACCACGCGGCGGACCTCAGCGCTCGGGCGCGCAACGACATCGACATCGTCTGCACCCACGACCCCTCCGGTTTCTGA
- a CDS encoding FkbM family methyltransferase gives MSDISEELARAREVIAEAERRLRAAIRQMPDSPRRGRLAQERWALWQMLGRDRPYFSQAGQDEFLDRTVFRRKRGGVFVEVGAYDGITGSNTAFFEAFRGWTGLLVEAAPHLHAQVCANRASPCLNLAVAAQEGEADFLDIRSGYVQMGGLLDTLGAGARAAIEADSRTRAEVIRVPTRPLADILSGAGLRRIDYISIDIEGGEEAVLAAFPFARFEIAAWSIEVNEASPAIAAIMDAAGYRLAAHVGVDQIWLHKG, from the coding sequence ATGAGCGATATCTCCGAGGAACTGGCCCGCGCCCGCGAGGTGATCGCCGAGGCCGAGCGCCGGCTGCGTGCCGCGATCCGCCAGATGCCCGACAGCCCGCGCCGCGGCCGGCTGGCGCAGGAACGCTGGGCGCTGTGGCAGATGCTGGGCCGCGACCGGCCCTATTTCAGCCAGGCCGGGCAGGACGAGTTCCTCGACCGCACGGTGTTCCGGCGCAAGCGCGGCGGCGTGTTCGTGGAGGTGGGCGCCTATGACGGCATCACCGGCTCGAACACCGCCTTCTTCGAGGCCTTCCGCGGCTGGACCGGCCTGCTGGTGGAGGCCGCGCCGCACCTGCATGCCCAGGTCTGCGCCAACCGCGCGAGCCCCTGCCTCAACCTCGCCGTGGCGGCGCAGGAGGGCGAGGCCGACTTCCTCGACATCCGCAGCGGCTACGTGCAGATGGGCGGGCTCCTCGACACGCTGGGCGCCGGGGCCCGCGCCGCCATCGAGGCTGACAGCCGCACCCGCGCCGAGGTGATCCGCGTGCCCACCCGCCCCCTGGCGGACATCCTCTCCGGTGCCGGGCTGCGCCGCATCGACTACATCTCCATCGACATCGAGGGCGGCGAGGAGGCGGTGCTCGCCGCCTTCCCCTTCGCGCGCTTCGAGATCGCCGCCTGGAGCATCGAGGTGAACGAGGCCAGCCCGGCGATCGCCGCCATCATGGACGCGGCCGGATACCGCCTCGCCGCGCATGTCGGCGTGGACCAGATCTGGCTCCACAAGGGCTGA
- the nth gene encoding endonuclease III, translating to MTTQLDFNTMREIFARFHAREPEPRGELEHVNAYTLLVAVALSAQATDKGVNRATKALFEIADTPAKMLALGEEGLIEHIRTIGLYRNKARNVIKLSRILEEQYGGEVPSSRAALQALPGVGRKTANVVLNMWFRQPAQAVDTHIFRVGNRTGIAPGRNVDVVERAVEDNVPAEFQLHAHHWLILHGRYTCTARAPRCSLCLINDLCTFEEKTA from the coding sequence ATGACGACCCAGCTCGATTTCAACACCATGCGGGAGATTTTCGCCCGCTTCCATGCCCGCGAGCCCGAACCCCGCGGAGAGCTGGAGCATGTGAACGCCTACACGCTGCTCGTGGCCGTCGCCCTCTCGGCCCAGGCCACGGACAAGGGCGTGAACCGCGCCACGAAGGCGCTGTTCGAGATCGCCGACACGCCGGCGAAGATGCTCGCCCTCGGCGAGGAGGGGCTGATCGAGCACATCAGGACCATCGGTCTCTACCGTAACAAGGCCAGGAACGTCATCAAGCTCTCGCGGATCCTGGAGGAGCAGTACGGCGGCGAGGTGCCCTCCTCGCGCGCCGCCCTGCAGGCGCTGCCCGGCGTGGGGCGCAAGACCGCGAACGTGGTGCTCAACATGTGGTTCCGCCAGCCGGCGCAGGCGGTGGACACGCATATCTTCCGCGTGGGCAACCGCACCGGCATCGCCCCGGGCAGGAATGTCGACGTGGTGGAGCGCGCGGTGGAGGACAACGTGCCGGCCGAGTTCCAGCTTCACGCCCATCACTGGCTGATCCTGCACGGGCGCTACACCTGCACGGCCCGCGCGCCGCGCTGCAGCCTGTGCCTCATCAACGATCTCTGCACATTCGAGGAAAAAACCGCATGA
- a CDS encoding adenosine kinase has translation MKSHQVTGIGNALVDVIAPVQDAFLAEHGVEKGIMTLIDRPRAAELYGHMGPATEISGGSGANTIAGLAALGDRTAYVGKVKDDQLGAIFAHDLRAQGATYVTPLAPADHEAETGRCMVMVSPDGERSMNTYLGVSEFLAPSDIDEALMAGSEWLYLEGYRFDGPESHQAFAKAISACKTAGGRASVTLSDPFCVDRHRDDFLKMIRTDLDLLFANEHELMSLYQVSTLSAALDAARADCALVACTVGARGAIILHGQDTIEVPATAARVLDATGAGDLFAAGFFHGLVSGRDLAACGRMGCIAAGEIISHYGARPEADLKALFSAAGL, from the coding sequence ATGAAATCCCATCAGGTCACCGGAATCGGCAACGCGCTCGTGGATGTCATCGCCCCGGTGCAGGACGCCTTCCTGGCCGAGCACGGGGTGGAGAAGGGCATCATGACCCTGATCGACCGCCCGCGCGCCGCCGAGCTCTATGGCCACATGGGCCCGGCGACCGAGATCTCCGGCGGCTCCGGCGCCAACACCATCGCCGGCCTCGCGGCGCTGGGGGATCGCACCGCCTATGTGGGCAAGGTGAAGGACGACCAGCTCGGCGCCATCTTCGCCCATGACCTGCGCGCCCAGGGCGCGACCTATGTCACCCCGCTCGCCCCCGCCGACCACGAGGCCGAGACCGGGCGCTGCATGGTGATGGTTTCGCCCGACGGCGAGCGCTCGATGAACACCTATCTCGGCGTCTCCGAGTTCCTCGCCCCCTCGGACATCGACGAGGCGCTGATGGCCGGCTCCGAGTGGCTCTACCTCGAGGGCTACCGCTTCGACGGGCCGGAGAGCCACCAGGCCTTCGCCAAGGCGATCTCGGCCTGCAAGACCGCGGGCGGGCGCGCCTCCGTCACCCTGTCGGACCCGTTCTGCGTGGACCGGCACCGCGACGATTTCCTGAAGATGATCCGCACCGACCTCGACCTGCTCTTCGCCAACGAGCATGAGCTGATGTCGCTCTACCAGGTGTCCACGCTTTCCGCGGCGCTGGACGCCGCCCGGGCCGATTGCGCGCTGGTGGCCTGCACGGTGGGTGCGCGCGGCGCCATCATCCTGCACGGGCAGGACACGATCGAGGTGCCGGCCACCGCCGCGAGGGTGCTGGACGCCACCGGGGCGGGCGACCTTTTCGCCGCCGGCTTCTTCCACGGGCTGGTGAGCGGGCGCGACCTCGCGGCCTGCGGGCGCATGGGCTGCATAGCGGCGGGCGAGATCATCTCGCATTACGGCGCGCGGCCCGAAGCCGACCTGAAGGCGCTGTTCTCCGCCGCGGGCCTCTGA
- a CDS encoding SOS response-associated peptidase yields MCGRFTHHLSWAEIHRLYNLTAEGDIARNTAPRYNISPTEDVLFVRAGEDDGEVLDEGRWWLVPPWAKEVPKYPMFNARAETAATKPAFREAFRTGRCLIPADGYFEWTKGEDGGRDPWYLHLPGGRPFSFAGLWARNERLGLTSCTILTAPAVAPIDRLHHRMPVILAPDAYGEWLSSATGAEAAAALLARHLDGELAFHRVSRQVNATRFEGASAIAPLDAEPPGPGPGEDPPQRDLFG; encoded by the coding sequence ATGTGCGGACGCTTCACCCACCACCTCTCCTGGGCCGAGATCCACCGGCTCTACAACCTCACGGCGGAGGGCGACATCGCCCGCAACACCGCGCCGCGCTACAACATCTCCCCCACCGAGGACGTGCTCTTCGTGCGGGCGGGAGAGGATGACGGCGAGGTGCTGGACGAGGGGCGCTGGTGGCTTGTGCCGCCCTGGGCGAAGGAGGTGCCGAAATACCCGATGTTCAACGCCCGGGCGGAGACGGCGGCCACCAAGCCCGCCTTCCGCGAGGCGTTCCGCACCGGGCGCTGCCTGATTCCGGCGGACGGCTACTTCGAGTGGACCAAGGGCGAGGACGGTGGCCGCGACCCCTGGTACCTGCACCTGCCCGGCGGGCGGCCCTTCTCCTTCGCCGGGCTCTGGGCGCGCAACGAGCGGCTGGGGCTGACGAGCTGCACCATCCTCACCGCGCCCGCCGTGGCGCCGATCGACCGGCTGCATCACCGCATGCCGGTGATTCTCGCGCCCGACGCCTACGGGGAGTGGCTGTCCTCCGCCACCGGTGCCGAGGCGGCCGCGGCCCTGCTCGCCCGGCATCTCGACGGCGAGCTCGCCTTCCACCGGGTGAGCCGCCAGGTGAACGCCACCCGCTTCGAAGGCGCGTCCGCCATCGCGCCCCTCGATGCGGAGCCCCCGGGGCCGGGCCCCGGCGAAGACCCCCCGCAGCGCGACCTCTTCGGCTGA
- a CDS encoding DUF1203 domain-containing protein, whose translation MSFRITGLAADPFLPLYGLDTDILAARGILRMTAGAAPDFPDRVELRHAREGETVLLLNHVSQPAASPYRATLAIFVIEGAETAYDRVDTVPEVMRPRLLSLRGFDEEGMMRDADVVEGTAVEGLIDRLFEMPEITEIHAHYARRGCFAGRITRG comes from the coding sequence ATGTCCTTCCGCATCACCGGCCTTGCGGCCGACCCGTTCCTGCCGCTTTACGGCCTCGACACCGACATTCTCGCCGCCCGGGGCATTCTGCGGATGACCGCCGGCGCGGCGCCGGACTTCCCGGACCGGGTGGAGCTGCGCCATGCCCGGGAGGGCGAAACCGTGCTGCTGCTCAACCACGTGTCGCAGCCCGCGGCCTCGCCCTACCGCGCCACCCTCGCGATCTTCGTCATCGAGGGGGCGGAGACCGCCTATGACCGGGTGGACACCGTGCCGGAGGTGATGCGCCCGCGCCTCCTCTCCCTGCGCGGCTTCGATGAGGAGGGCATGATGCGCGACGCCGATGTCGTCGAGGGCACCGCCGTGGAAGGCCTGATCGACCGGTTGTTCGAGATGCCGGAGATCACCGAGATCCACGCGCACTATGCCCGGCGCGGCTGCTTCGCCGGCCGCATCACCCGGGGCTGA
- a CDS encoding MFS transporter, with protein MDNPSSGNRPTGSWRELLTPRYAPSLLLVCLGVWLHAADSLLVSTMMPSIVADIGGTRLISWTSALYEVGSIVAGAMSGLLSMRHGVRLPMAAHAAVYALGCALSAAAPEMWVMLAGRLLQGWGGGGLVALSFVSASRYFPAHLTARAMAAISTLWGVSAFLGPLIGGMFVEYGSWRGGFALFMLQAVALTAWILMRSADMPGKSAAAAREQGRIPVRRLACLAGGVVLIAFAGIEVTALRTPLLVLAGLGCLWVFVRIDGRAGAGRLLPAGPLNLRQPAGAALVMIFCFAAATITMNIFGPLLMARIHGTSALLAGYIIAASSVSWTVMAVLVSGAAERHDGRLILTGMALITVSVAGSAAALPAGPLWLITLLAVLKGGGFGMAWTFILRRARALAPEGELERVAGAFPTVQRMGYAVGAAWVGIVANAFGLDATMDLATAQRVAAAIFIACLPLAGVGLVAAAHFVRMPARAPSLRAA; from the coding sequence GTGGACAATCCCTCATCCGGCAACCGGCCCACCGGGTCATGGCGCGAACTGCTCACCCCGCGCTATGCGCCCAGCCTGCTGCTGGTGTGCCTCGGGGTGTGGCTGCACGCGGCCGACAGCCTGCTGGTCTCCACGATGATGCCCTCGATCGTGGCCGACATCGGCGGCACGCGGCTGATCTCCTGGACATCGGCGCTCTACGAGGTGGGCTCCATCGTGGCCGGCGCGATGAGCGGCCTGCTGTCGATGCGCCACGGCGTGCGCCTGCCGATGGCCGCCCATGCGGCGGTCTACGCCCTCGGCTGCGCCCTGTCGGCGGCGGCGCCGGAGATGTGGGTGATGCTGGCCGGGCGGCTGCTGCAGGGCTGGGGCGGCGGCGGGCTGGTGGCGCTGAGCTTCGTCTCCGCCAGCCGGTATTTCCCCGCCCATCTCACCGCCCGGGCCATGGCGGCGATCTCCACGCTCTGGGGGGTCTCGGCCTTCCTGGGGCCGCTGATCGGCGGCATGTTCGTGGAATACGGCAGCTGGCGGGGCGGTTTCGCGCTGTTCATGCTGCAGGCGGTGGCGCTCACCGCCTGGATCCTGATGCGCTCGGCCGACATGCCGGGGAAATCCGCCGCCGCGGCGCGGGAGCAGGGCCGCATCCCGGTGCGGCGGCTGGCCTGCCTGGCCGGGGGGGTGGTGCTGATCGCCTTCGCCGGCATCGAGGTGACCGCGCTGCGCACGCCGCTGCTGGTGCTGGCCGGGCTCGGCTGCCTCTGGGTGTTCGTGCGGATCGACGGGCGGGCCGGGGCCGGCCGCCTGCTGCCGGCGGGGCCGCTGAACCTGCGCCAGCCGGCGGGCGCCGCGCTGGTGATGATCTTCTGCTTCGCCGCCGCGACCATCACCATGAACATCTTCGGGCCGCTGCTGATGGCCCGCATCCACGGGACATCGGCGCTGCTGGCGGGCTACATCATCGCCGCCTCCTCGGTGTCCTGGACGGTGATGGCGGTGCTGGTCTCCGGCGCGGCGGAGCGGCATGACGGGCGGCTGATCCTCACCGGCATGGCGCTGATCACCGTGAGCGTTGCCGGCTCGGCCGCGGCGCTGCCGGCGGGGCCGCTGTGGCTCATCACCCTGCTGGCGGTGCTCAAGGGCGGCGGGTTCGGCATGGCCTGGACCTTCATCCTGCGCCGCGCCCGGGCGCTGGCGCCGGAGGGCGAGCTGGAGCGTGTCGCCGGCGCCTTCCCCACGGTGCAGCGCATGGGCTACGCCGTGGGGGCGGCCTGGGTTGGGATCGTGGCGAACGCCTTCGGGCTGGACGCCACGATGGACCTTGCAACCGCGCAGCGCGTGGCAGCGGCGATCTTCATCGCCTGCCTGCCGCTGGCCGGGGTCGGGCTGGTGGCCGCCGCGCATTTCGTGCGGATGCCGGCGCGCGCGCCCTCGCTGCGCGCGGCCTGA
- a CDS encoding helix-turn-helix transcriptional regulator: MSMPYQGPGDGSAATGDRLLWLLKSAGPQTISDLGAALGMTAAGAQQHLARLEALGLVRAEARPRGRGRPRKFWHLTERGHGRFPDRHADLTLGLIEAAREAFGDAGLDTLISRREAATRATYAAALAPETALSGRLAALAAARSREGYMAEWRDEGAAGLLFIENHCPICAAARACQGLCRAELATFRALLGPEVSVEREDHILAGARRCAYRVRPRD, translated from the coding sequence ATGTCAATGCCATATCAGGGGCCCGGCGACGGATCCGCCGCCACGGGAGACCGGCTGCTCTGGCTGCTCAAGAGCGCCGGGCCGCAGACCATCTCCGACCTCGGCGCCGCCCTCGGCATGACCGCTGCGGGCGCGCAGCAGCATCTCGCCCGGCTGGAGGCGCTGGGCCTGGTGCGGGCCGAGGCCCGGCCGCGGGGCAGGGGCCGGCCGCGCAAGTTCTGGCATCTCACCGAACGCGGGCATGGTCGCTTTCCCGACCGCCACGCGGACCTCACCCTCGGCCTGATCGAGGCGGCGCGCGAGGCCTTCGGCGATGCGGGGCTCGACACCCTGATCTCCCGGCGCGAGGCGGCAACGCGCGCCACCTATGCCGCGGCGCTTGCGCCGGAGACCGCGCTGTCCGGCCGCCTCGCCGCCCTCGCCGCGGCGCGCAGCCGCGAGGGCTACATGGCCGAGTGGCGCGACGAGGGCGCGGCCGGCCTGCTGTTCATCGAGAACCACTGTCCGATCTGCGCGGCGGCCCGGGCCTGCCAGGGGCTGTGCCGGGCGGAACTCGCGACCTTTCGCGCGCTGCTCGGCCCGGAGGTGAGCGTGGAGCGCGAGGACCATATTCTCGCCGGCGCCCGCCGCTGCGCCTACCGCGTGCGCCCGCGGGACTGA
- a CDS encoding methyltransferase: MTLLTRAEEISDVAFGFMGSKALFAALHHGVFTALSGQSLTAEQAGAATGLHPERARTLLTALAALGLVSVEGECFANAPAAEAFLVKGAKHDFGDYLRLQVDRQMYPLLDQIEKALDNTLPEEATASYADWFSDPGEAELYSASQHSGSLGPARSLARSVDLSEARQLLDVGGGTGAFAITLCQAWPELEVTIVDFPNVAALGTAYVKQAGLDDRIHYAPGDALQADWPQAQDAILMSYLFSGVPGEAHDGLLSRAYQHLSPGGRLMIHDFVVKSDRTGPKLAALWQLQHTAFTPEARSLDDAWLDAALGNAGFAEASVETMIPGMTMLAQGVRPM, translated from the coding sequence ATGACACTTCTCACCAGGGCCGAAGAGATTTCCGACGTCGCCTTCGGATTCATGGGATCGAAAGCGCTTTTCGCAGCCCTCCACCACGGAGTATTCACCGCGCTCTCCGGGCAGTCGCTCACCGCCGAGCAGGCGGGTGCCGCCACCGGCCTGCACCCGGAGCGCGCGCGCACCCTTCTCACGGCGCTGGCCGCGCTCGGGCTGGTGTCGGTCGAGGGGGAGTGCTTCGCGAACGCCCCGGCCGCCGAGGCCTTTCTGGTGAAGGGGGCGAAGCACGATTTCGGCGATTACCTGCGCCTGCAGGTGGACCGGCAGATGTATCCGCTGCTCGACCAGATCGAGAAGGCGCTGGACAACACCCTGCCCGAGGAGGCCACCGCCTCCTACGCCGACTGGTTCTCCGACCCGGGGGAGGCCGAGCTCTACTCCGCCAGCCAGCACTCCGGCTCGCTGGGCCCGGCGCGCAGCCTCGCGCGCAGCGTGGACCTCTCCGAGGCGCGGCAACTGCTCGATGTCGGCGGCGGCACCGGGGCCTTCGCCATCACCCTGTGTCAGGCCTGGCCGGAGCTGGAGGTGACGATCGTCGATTTCCCGAATGTCGCCGCGCTGGGCACCGCCTATGTGAAGCAGGCCGGGCTGGACGACCGCATCCACTACGCCCCGGGCGACGCGCTGCAGGCGGACTGGCCGCAGGCGCAGGACGCGATCCTGATGTCCTACCTGTTCTCCGGCGTGCCGGGGGAGGCGCATGACGGGCTGCTGAGCCGCGCCTACCAGCATCTCTCGCCGGGCGGGCGGCTGATGATCCATGATTTCGTGGTGAAATCCGACCGTACGGGCCCGAAGCTCGCCGCGCTCTGGCAGCTCCAGCACACGGCCTTCACGCCGGAGGCGCGCTCGCTCGACGATGCCTGGCTGGACGCGGCGCTGGGCAACGCCGGCTTCGCCGAGGCGAGCGTGGAGACCATGATCCCCGGCATGACCATGCTGGCACAGGGCGTGCGGCCCATGTGA
- a CDS encoding alpha/beta hydrolase, with translation MTHGFLKAGAAILALATGSAEAGPVLYPDAAAFVAATAKGAPIYTLSPADAREVLHGAQSGPVAAPAVDIEDRTLPVGPTGTTKIRILRPAGLGDAAPAVVYFHGAGWVMGDTLTHDRLVREIAAGAGAVVIFVEYERSPEARYPVAVEQDYAVTRHVAEHPEEFGIDPARIAIAGDSVGGNMTAVVSLLAKERGAPALVAQLLFYPVTDAGLDTPSYAQFAEGPWLTRAAMAWFWDQYLPEEAAREDIHVSPLNATPGQLAGLPPALVITSANDVLRDEGEAYAAKLIAAGVPTVQTRYAGTIHDFVMLNALADLPGTRAAIAQATGFLRDRFAAR, from the coding sequence ATGACCCACGGTTTCCTGAAGGCCGGCGCCGCAATCCTCGCCCTCGCCACCGGCAGTGCCGAGGCCGGGCCGGTGCTCTATCCCGATGCCGCCGCCTTCGTCGCGGCCACCGCGAAGGGCGCCCCGATCTACACCCTCAGCCCAGCGGACGCCCGCGAGGTGCTGCACGGCGCCCAGTCCGGCCCGGTGGCGGCGCCCGCCGTTGACATCGAGGACCGGACCCTGCCCGTCGGCCCGACCGGCACGACGAAGATCCGCATCCTGCGCCCGGCCGGCCTGGGCGATGCCGCCCCCGCCGTGGTGTATTTCCACGGTGCCGGCTGGGTGATGGGCGACACGCTCACCCATGACCGCCTGGTGCGCGAGATCGCGGCCGGCGCGGGCGCCGTGGTGATCTTCGTGGAGTACGAGCGGTCGCCCGAGGCCCGCTACCCGGTGGCCGTCGAGCAGGACTACGCCGTGACCCGCCACGTGGCCGAGCATCCGGAGGAATTCGGCATCGACCCGGCCCGCATCGCCATCGCCGGTGACAGCGTGGGCGGCAACATGACCGCCGTCGTCAGCCTTCTGGCCAAGGAACGCGGCGCGCCCGCCCTCGTCGCCCAACTCCTGTTCTACCCGGTGACGGACGCCGGGCTCGACACCCCGTCCTACGCGCAGTTCGCCGAGGGCCCCTGGCTCACCCGCGCCGCGATGGCGTGGTTCTGGGACCAGTACCTGCCGGAGGAGGCCGCGCGCGAGGACATCCATGTCTCGCCGCTGAACGCGACGCCCGGGCAGCTGGCCGGCCTGCCGCCCGCGCTGGTGATCACCTCGGCCAACGACGTGTTGCGCGACGAGGGCGAAGCCTATGCGGCGAAGCTGATCGCCGCCGGCGTGCCCACGGTGCAGACCCGCTACGCCGGCACGATCCACGATTTCGTGATGCTGAACGCGCTTGCCGACCTGCCGGGCACCCGCGCCGCCATCGCCCAGGCGACCGGCTTCCTGCGCGACCGCTTCGCCGCCCGGTAA
- a CDS encoding glutamine synthetase family protein, with the protein MSAAPPRLPADITAMHLGIFDLDGIFRHKRVEAAKAEKLARDGYSFCEVLHAWDSAERTWSDTDTYIDRPCTLFPETLRRWPFAEGAGVWIADFDGEFGEKSPRNQLLRQLERAADMGVTPLSAFEFEFFLLQETPDSLRAKAFRDLEHYAKANRTYSLQSAAVNEELFADFTACMTRLGIGLDSLHTELGPGCFEAPLKAEAGVKAADDAALFKNFAKAFFLRRGLTAAFLAKLRPDLPGQSGHFHISLRDAGGTPLFADPDAPDGLSELARHFLGGVLALMPEMLALPAHTVNAYRRMVPGAWSPTWASWGVQNRTCAVRVITDTPEATRLEFRVPAADTNPHATMAFVLAAGLHGIETGATPPPPQEGSAYLVTPEPARRFPRDLHAAADRLEASDTARALFGDAFVDHLAFARRHEALEAARQVTEWELRRYLEIL; encoded by the coding sequence ATGAGCGCCGCGCCGCCGCGGCTTCCCGCGGACATCACCGCGATGCACCTGGGGATCTTCGACCTGGACGGCATCTTCCGCCACAAGCGCGTGGAGGCCGCGAAGGCGGAGAAGCTGGCCCGTGACGGCTACAGCTTCTGCGAGGTGCTCCACGCCTGGGACAGCGCGGAACGCACTTGGTCGGACACCGACACCTACATCGATCGCCCCTGCACACTCTTCCCCGAAACCCTGCGTCGCTGGCCCTTCGCGGAGGGGGCGGGCGTGTGGATCGCGGATTTCGACGGCGAATTCGGCGAGAAATCCCCGCGCAACCAGCTGCTGCGCCAGCTGGAGCGCGCCGCGGACATGGGCGTCACGCCGCTCTCGGCCTTCGAGTTCGAGTTCTTCCTGCTGCAGGAGACGCCCGACAGCCTGCGTGCCAAGGCGTTCCGCGATCTGGAACACTACGCCAAGGCGAACCGCACCTACTCGCTGCAATCCGCCGCCGTGAACGAGGAGCTCTTCGCCGATTTCACCGCCTGCATGACCCGGCTGGGCATCGGGCTGGACAGCCTGCACACCGAGCTGGGGCCGGGCTGTTTCGAAGCCCCGCTGAAGGCCGAGGCGGGGGTGAAGGCCGCCGATGACGCCGCGCTGTTCAAGAATTTCGCCAAGGCCTTCTTCCTGCGCCGGGGCCTCACCGCCGCCTTCCTCGCCAAGCTGCGGCCGGATTTGCCGGGCCAGTCCGGCCATTTCCACATCTCGCTGCGCGACGCGGGCGGAACCCCGCTCTTCGCGGATCCGGACGCGCCGGACGGGCTGTCGGAGCTGGCGCGGCATTTCCTCGGCGGGGTGCTGGCGCTGATGCCGGAGATGCTGGCGCTGCCCGCGCACACGGTGAACGCCTATCGCCGCATGGTGCCCGGGGCATGGTCGCCGACCTGGGCCAGCTGGGGGGTGCAGAACCGCACCTGCGCCGTGAGGGTGATCACCGACACGCCGGAGGCGACCCGGCTGGAATTCCGCGTTCCGGCGGCAGACACGAACCCGCATGCCACCATGGCCTTCGTGCTGGCCGCCGGGCTGCACGGCATCGAGACCGGCGCCACCCCGCCGCCGCCGCAGGAGGGCAGCGCCTATCTCGTGACGCCGGAGCCCGCCCGCCGCTTCCCGCGGGACCTGCACGCGGCGGCGGACCGGCTGGAGGCCTCCGACACCGCGCGCGCCCTGTTCGGGGACGCCTTCGTCGACCATCTCGCCTTCGCCCGCCGGCACGAGGCGCTGGAGGCCGCGCGACAGGTCACCGAATGGGAGCTGCGCCGCTACCTGGAAATCCTCTGA